TTTTTTCAACTTCTGCAACATAAACTTTAATTCTATCCCCTACTCTATATACATCAGATGGTGATTGCTCTGATATAGGTAGAACTGCTTCAGTCCCATCAAACTCTATAAAAATACTTTTTCTATCGTCGATTCTTCTTATAATTCCGATAATTATATCTTTTTCTCTAACTTTAAATTTATCATAAATCCCTGTTCTTTCAGCTTCTCTAACTTTTTGAATAACTATTTGTTTACCGTTTTGAATTGCATTTCTTCTGAATTCTTCACAATTAACTTCAATTTTTATTTCGTCACCTATTTTAACTCTTTTCTTATATTCTTTAGCATCCTCTAAAGAAATTTCTAAAGCTGCATCATAAACATCATCAACAATAGTTTTTAATTCATAGACCTTAATTTCTCCTGTTGTTCTGTTTATTTCAACCTGAACATTTTCTTCTTCTCCAAAATGTTTTTTATAAGCTGCTAAAAGAGCTTGTTCCACTGTTTCTAATAAACTTTCTTGACTTAATCCTTTTGACTTTTCTAACTCCTCTAATGCTGCTAGAAATTTTTTACCGTCTTTACTTCTCATTTTCTCCTCCTAAAGTCTAATTTTAATTATCTTTAAAATCATAGACTAGATTAGACTTCCTAATCTCTTTAAATGGTATTTGTAATTCTTCCTCAGTTTGAAGAAATACAGTATCGTTTTCAAATTTTGTTAATATACCTTCAAAATTCTTTTTATCATTTAACTTATGTTTTAGACTTACTCTTATCTTTGAACCTTGAAATCTAATAAAATCTCTTGGCTTTTTCAAAGGTCTTTCTATCCCAGGTGAAGAAATTTCTAAAAAGAACTTTTTGTCAATAATCTTATCAATATCTTCATCAATAGCTAAACTTACTTTAGCACAATCATCTAAAGATACTTCCTTATCTAAATACTCTATATAAACCCTTACATACCAGTATCCACCATCTTGAAGATATTCTATATCAACTAGTTCTAATTTCATTTCTTTTAAAACTGGATTAACTATCTTCTCTATTTTTTCTATAACCTTCAGTTTTTCTTCCTTTTCCAAAACAATTCACCTCTCTTTCTAATCCTTACCATAAATAAAGAGTGGGTCTCCCCACTCTTCTCTAAATAATATACTTTACCTCGAAATTATACCACATAAATCCAAAAAAATCAATCATTCTTTAGATTTTTTGCACCTCTAACCAAGGTCATAAAGACTTGTTTTTTGTCATTTATAAATTAAAATATTTTTTTAATTCTTCTACTTTATCTATTCTTTCCCAAGGAAGATCAATATCAGTTCTTCCTATGTGACCAAAAGCTGCAAGATCTTGATATTTAAATTCTCCGCTTCTTAATTTTAAATCTCTTTCAATCCCTCTTGGAGTTAAATCAAATATATTTTTTACTGCTTTCGATAAGTCTATTTCATCAACTTTCCCTGTTCCAAATGTATCCACTTTTATTGATATTGGCTCTACTACTCCTATGGCATAAGATAATTGAACCTCACATTTGTAAGCTAAATCAGCTGCAACTATATTTTTTGCAACCCATCTTGCTGCATAAGCTGCAGATCTATCAACTTTAGAAGGGTCTTTTCCAGAAAAAGCTCCTCCTCCATGTCTAAAGTACCCACCATATGTATCAACTATAATTTTTCTACCTGTTAATCCTGTATCTCCGTGAGGTCCCCCAATTATAAATTGACCTGTAGGATTTATAAATATTTTTTTTACATCTTCAAATTTCAAATTATATTTTCTAAGAACAGGATCTATCACCAATTCTTTTAAATCTTTATGGATTTTTTCTTGTGTAACATCTGGATTATGTTGAGCTGATACTACTATTGCTTCAACAAATTGTATTTTTTCATTTTTATCATAAGCTAAAGTTACCTGAGATTTAGCATCTGGTCTTGCCCAAGCTAATACCCCATTATCTTTTAATTCCACATAAACTTTTAATATTTCTCTTGCTAATATAAGAGCAAGTGGCATAAGTTCTGGAGTTTCTTTTACAGCTCCACCAAACATTATTCCCTGGTCTCCTGCTCCACCTCTATCAACTCCCATTGCAATATCTGGAGATTGAGCATGTATTGAATTAAAGACCCCACAGTCACTGTCAAATCCCATTCCTGGTTTATATCCTATTTCTCTTATTTTATCTCTTACTACATTTTGAATATTTACAAAAGTTTTAGTTGTTATTTCACCTCCAACTATAACCTGTCCTGTTGTACAAAATACTTCACACGCTACTCTTGATTCTTGATCATCTTTCAAACACGCATCTAAAACTGCATCTGATATTTGATCAGAAACTTTATCTGGATGTCCTGGGGAAACGCATTCTGAAGTAAAATAAATTAAATCTTCCATTAAATCCTCCTTAAAATATTATATATCTAAACATTATAATAATATATTCCAAATTTTTATTTTCAAATAAAAAGTCCTTTCCATAGGAAAGGACATAATATATTCATACTTGTCCCATCTATTTGGAATTAGCACCACACAATAATGTAGGTTGCTGAGACATCTACGGGCCAATCCCTCCGTCTCTCTTGATGGTATTTCAGTATATATTTTATTATTCTTTGTTCAAAAAGTCAAGATTTTTTTTAAAAAGTATATATGATTCCAACTCCCCCTGCATAAACTAAACCGTTCTCAACAATAGGAGAGTTTTTAATTTCATCAGAAAATTTCATTATACCTATAAAACCTAGTAAAGAAAAAGCATCTGTCAATCTATAAGAACTTGTAACTCCTATTCCTATAGAATATCCATCATCCCCATCATAAGAATTTAAAACTGTACTAGTAGAAGCTTCCCCAGAATCTATACCAAAATAGTAATCTACTAAACTAGAATTATAATAACTAAAACTTACTGAAGGTTTTACTATTAAATCAGCATTTACAACATAAGGTTTTTCTATTCTAAGAGATACTGTCCCTCCTTCTTTACCTACTTCCGCATTCAATATTGTTTCTATATCATAAATTCCATTATAATATTTAAATTCACTTCCTAACATAAATTGATAATCTCTATCATCAATT
This genomic interval from Fusobacterium sp. JB019 contains the following:
- the nusA gene encoding transcription termination factor NusA; this encodes MRSKDGKKFLAALEELEKSKGLSQESLLETVEQALLAAYKKHFGEEENVQVEINRTTGEIKVYELKTIVDDVYDAALEISLEDAKEYKKRVKIGDEIKIEVNCEEFRRNAIQNGKQIVIQKVREAERTGIYDKFKVREKDIIIGIIRRIDDRKSIFIEFDGTEAVLPISEQSPSDVYRVGDRIKVYVAEVEKTSKFPKIVISRKNEGLLRKLFELEIPEISEGLIEIKSVAREAGSRAKIAVYSEDKNIDTIGACIGQKGLRIRNIVDELNGEKIDIVEWKESREEFVSAVLSPAKVNSVEILEDDTTARVIVDPSQLSLAIGKNGQNARLAAKLTGMRVDIKVKETTEENND
- the rimP gene encoding ribosome maturation factor RimP; translated protein: MEKEEKLKVIEKIEKIVNPVLKEMKLELVDIEYLQDGGYWYVRVYIEYLDKEVSLDDCAKVSLAIDEDIDKIIDKKFFLEISSPGIERPLKKPRDFIRFQGSKIRVSLKHKLNDKKNFEGILTKFENDTVFLQTEEELQIPFKEIRKSNLVYDFKDN
- the metK gene encoding methionine adenosyltransferase; the encoded protein is MEDLIYFTSECVSPGHPDKVSDQISDAVLDACLKDDQESRVACEVFCTTGQVIVGGEITTKTFVNIQNVVRDKIREIGYKPGMGFDSDCGVFNSIHAQSPDIAMGVDRGGAGDQGIMFGGAVKETPELMPLALILAREILKVYVELKDNGVLAWARPDAKSQVTLAYDKNEKIQFVEAIVVSAQHNPDVTQEKIHKDLKELVIDPVLRKYNLKFEDVKKIFINPTGQFIIGGPHGDTGLTGRKIIVDTYGGYFRHGGGAFSGKDPSKVDRSAAYAARWVAKNIVAADLAYKCEVQLSYAIGVVEPISIKVDTFGTGKVDEIDLSKAVKNIFDLTPRGIERDLKLRSGEFKYQDLAAFGHIGRTDIDLPWERIDKVEELKKYFNL
- a CDS encoding MipA/OmpV family protein, which gives rise to MKKIALISSALLLASQVALGSSVGIGYGVTNEFFKGGDNSYVLPMLNYEYDNYFIDAKTTNSIHLGYRFLQDDIYTFSLYAIPFGGYEVEASDLDSGYKGIDDRDYQFMLGSEFKYYNGIYDIETILNAEVGKEGGTVSLRIEKPYVVNADLIVKPSVSFSYYNSSLVDYYFGIDSGEASTSTVLNSYDGDDGYSIGIGVTSSYRLTDAFSLLGFIGIMKFSDEIKNSPIVENGLVYAGGVGIIYTF